From a region of the Cucumis sativus cultivar 9930 chromosome 6, Cucumber_9930_V3, whole genome shotgun sequence genome:
- the LOC116404797 gene encoding uncharacterized protein LOC116404797, with product MTHSEIDQRLNNHTQRYAYRQIQLSVFLQVSGDTKVSCNQRYSFTSPSKSAKINCYKTHINSTCFDHNDGVMAGKHILLELGRPIPSWYYSLTAQQFYIVAIPWLLGCITINYLRSTEDFQLFFNDNLVFCK from the exons ATGACTCATTCGGAAATAGATCAGAGATTGAATAATCACACACAACGATACGCTTATCGTCAAATTCAACTCTCCGTGTTCTTACAG GTTTCTGGTGATACAAAAGTTTCCTGCAATCAACGTTACTCTTTCACATCACCCTCCAAATCGGCCAAAATAAATTGCTACAAAACTCATATTAACAGCACATGTTTTGATCATAACGATGGTGTGATGGCTGGTAAACATATTTTACTCGAGCTCGGAAGGCCAATACCTTCTTGGTACTACAGTTTGACTGCACAACAATTTTATATCGTTGCAATCCCTTGGCTTCTGGGCTGCATAACCATAAACTACCTCCGGAGCACTGAGgactttcaacttttcttcaaTGATAATTTG GTGTTCTGTAAATAG
- the LOC101213761 gene encoding zinc finger CCCH domain-containing protein 66 isoform X2 — protein MDGGFKRGGLGFCISVLLEFSATDDLIGFRSAVEEDGHDIDEASLWYGRIFGSKKMGYEERTPLMVAAMFGSLNVLSYILHSGRVDVNRACGSDGVTTLHCAVAGGSAVVDQVVKLLLDASADVSAVDANGNRPGDLIAPDFTSAFYSRKKTLQQLLNGHEGLSSSEAIFYERETLEPLELSTLRASRDGTEKKEYPVDLSLPDIKNGIYSTDEFRMYTFKIKPCTRAYSHDWTECPFVHPGENARRRDPRKYHYSCVPCPEFRKGTCRQGDACEYAHGIFECWLHPAQYRTRLCKDETGCTRKVCFFAHKPEELRPLYASTGSAVLSPRSICGSSLDIASISSLTLGSPSALIPPSSTPPLTPSGVSSPMGGTMWQTQCNIAPPTLHLPGSRLKASLSARDVDLDVELLGLESQRRRQQQLMDEMSCLSSPSRWNNGLPTPASFPSPRSRNGELNGLGGMKQTNLEDFFGSVDPAILPQLQGLSLDSVGSQVQSPSGIQMRQSLNQSFLSSYGNSIGSPPPRLSQPSVSTAASVLSSRAAAFAKRSQSFIERSMVSRHTGLSPPGTSTTAMPLNLSDWGSPDGKLDWGIRGEELNKLKKSASFGIRNNCTSSPVTSTMHTTAPEPDVSWVQSLVKDAPSENAVQLSMDEQQQLLLCHLNNGDSKQMYMEQEQLVA, from the coding sequence ATGGACGGTGGATTTAAACGAGGGGGATTGGGATTTTGCATCTCTGTTTTGCTTGAATTTTCAGCTACAGATGATTTGATTGGATTTAGGAGTGCTGTTGAGGAAGATGGTCATGATATTGATGAGGCGAGTTTGTGGTATGGGAGGATTTTTGGTTCTAAAAAGATGGGGTATGAAGAAAGGACTCCTCTTATGGTTGCAGCCATGTTTGGGAGCCTGAATGTTCTGTCTTATATCCTTCACAGTGGTCGTGTCGATGTTAATAGAGCTTGTGGTTCAGATGGCGTAACGACTCTTCACTGTGCTGTTGCTGGTGGTTCTGCTGTTGTGGATCAGGTTGTCAAACTCTTGCTCGATGCTTCCGCTGATGTAAGTGCTGTTGATGCAAACGGTAACCGGCCTGGTGATTTGATTGCTCCTGATTTTACTTCAGCCTTTTATTCAAGGAAAAAAACACTACAACAATTGCTAAATGGTCATGAAGGTCTTAGCTCATCTGAGGCAATATTTTACGAGAGGGAAACTTTGGAGCCACTGGAGCTTTCAACCCTTCGAGCTTCACGAGATGGGACGGAGAAGAAAGAGTATCCAGTTGATCTCTCACTTCCAGACATCAAGAACGGAATCTATAGCACGGATGAGTTTAGAATGTATACTTTTAAGATCAAACCTTGTACAAGAGCTTACTCGCATGATTGGACAGAGTGTCCATTTGTTCACCCTGGCGAAAATGCAAGGAGGCGGGATCCAAGAAAATATCATTACAGCTGTGTCCCGTGTCCGGAATTCAGAAAAGGAACATGTAGGCAGGGGGATGCCTGTGAATATGCTCATGGAATTTTTGAATGTTGGCTCCATCCTGCTCAATATCGTACCCGTCTTTGCAAGGATGAAACCGGATGTACCAGAAAAGTCTGTTTCTTTGCTCACAAGCCAGAAGAGCTCCGCCCCTTGTATGCTTCAACTGGTTCTGCTGTACTGTCTCCAAGATCAATATGTGGTTCTTCACTAGACATCGCGTCGATCAGTTCACTTACCCTTGGTTCTCCTTCAGCTTTGATACCTCCTTCGTCAACTCCACCTTTAACTCCTTCTGGAGTTTCTTCTCCAATGGGTGGAACCATGTGGCAGACTCAGTGTAATATTGCTCCCCCAACCCTGCACCTTCCAGGTAGCAGGCTAAAGGCTTCCTTGAGCGCAAGAGACGTGGATTTAGATGTCGAGTTACTTGGTCTCGAAAGTCAACGCCGTAGACAACAACAGCTAATGGATGAGATGTCCTGTCTATCTTCCCCTTCTAGATGGAACAATGGCTTACCAACTCCTGCATCTTTTCCTTCCCCAAGGAGTAGAAATGGAGAACTGAATGGACTTGGAGGCATGAAGCAGACCAACCTCGAGGACTTTTTCGGGTCTGTAGATCCTGCAATTTTGCCTCAATTACAAGGACTTTCATTGGATTCTGTGGGATCTCAGGTGCAGTCCCCTTCTGGAATCCAGATGCGCCAAAGCCTCAATCAGTCTTTCCTCTCGAGCTATGGTAACAGCATTGGGTCCCCTCCTCCAAGGTTGTCTCAACCATCCGTGTCTACTGCAGCCAGCGTTTTGAGTTCTAGAGCTGCTGCTTTTGCTAAGCGTAGCCAGAGCTTTATCGAACGTAGTATGGTGAGCCGCCATACGGGACTATCACCCCCAGGTACATCCACAACTGCCATGCCTTTGAACCTGTCTGATTGGGGTTCGCCTGACGGAAAACTAGACTGGGGAATTCGTGGAGAAGAACTGAACAAGTTAAAGAAGTCCGCATCATTTGGGATTCGAAACAATTGCACCAGTTCTCCAGTGACGTCCACGATGCACACTACTGCTCCCGAGCCAGATGTGTCCTGGGTTCAGTCCCTGGTGAAGGATGCTCCATCCGAAAATGCTGTGCAGTTGAGTATGGACGAGCAGCAGCAGCTGCTGCTTTGTCATCTCAATAATGGCGATTCAAAGCAAATGTACATGGAACAGGAACAGTTGGTTGCTTGA
- the LOC101213761 gene encoding zinc finger CCCH domain-containing protein 66 isoform X1 — MMCNGCNRKSASPNFVMDGGFKRGGLGFCISVLLEFSATDDLIGFRSAVEEDGHDIDEASLWYGRIFGSKKMGYEERTPLMVAAMFGSLNVLSYILHSGRVDVNRACGSDGVTTLHCAVAGGSAVVDQVVKLLLDASADVSAVDANGNRPGDLIAPDFTSAFYSRKKTLQQLLNGHEGLSSSEAIFYERETLEPLELSTLRASRDGTEKKEYPVDLSLPDIKNGIYSTDEFRMYTFKIKPCTRAYSHDWTECPFVHPGENARRRDPRKYHYSCVPCPEFRKGTCRQGDACEYAHGIFECWLHPAQYRTRLCKDETGCTRKVCFFAHKPEELRPLYASTGSAVLSPRSICGSSLDIASISSLTLGSPSALIPPSSTPPLTPSGVSSPMGGTMWQTQCNIAPPTLHLPGSRLKASLSARDVDLDVELLGLESQRRRQQQLMDEMSCLSSPSRWNNGLPTPASFPSPRSRNGELNGLGGMKQTNLEDFFGSVDPAILPQLQGLSLDSVGSQVQSPSGIQMRQSLNQSFLSSYGNSIGSPPPRLSQPSVSTAASVLSSRAAAFAKRSQSFIERSMVSRHTGLSPPGTSTTAMPLNLSDWGSPDGKLDWGIRGEELNKLKKSASFGIRNNCTSSPVTSTMHTTAPEPDVSWVQSLVKDAPSENAVQLSMDEQQQLLLCHLNNGDSKQMYMEQEQLVA, encoded by the coding sequence ATGATGTGTAATGGTTGCAATAGGAAATCTGCAAGCCCTAACTTCGTGATGGACGGTGGATTTAAACGAGGGGGATTGGGATTTTGCATCTCTGTTTTGCTTGAATTTTCAGCTACAGATGATTTGATTGGATTTAGGAGTGCTGTTGAGGAAGATGGTCATGATATTGATGAGGCGAGTTTGTGGTATGGGAGGATTTTTGGTTCTAAAAAGATGGGGTATGAAGAAAGGACTCCTCTTATGGTTGCAGCCATGTTTGGGAGCCTGAATGTTCTGTCTTATATCCTTCACAGTGGTCGTGTCGATGTTAATAGAGCTTGTGGTTCAGATGGCGTAACGACTCTTCACTGTGCTGTTGCTGGTGGTTCTGCTGTTGTGGATCAGGTTGTCAAACTCTTGCTCGATGCTTCCGCTGATGTAAGTGCTGTTGATGCAAACGGTAACCGGCCTGGTGATTTGATTGCTCCTGATTTTACTTCAGCCTTTTATTCAAGGAAAAAAACACTACAACAATTGCTAAATGGTCATGAAGGTCTTAGCTCATCTGAGGCAATATTTTACGAGAGGGAAACTTTGGAGCCACTGGAGCTTTCAACCCTTCGAGCTTCACGAGATGGGACGGAGAAGAAAGAGTATCCAGTTGATCTCTCACTTCCAGACATCAAGAACGGAATCTATAGCACGGATGAGTTTAGAATGTATACTTTTAAGATCAAACCTTGTACAAGAGCTTACTCGCATGATTGGACAGAGTGTCCATTTGTTCACCCTGGCGAAAATGCAAGGAGGCGGGATCCAAGAAAATATCATTACAGCTGTGTCCCGTGTCCGGAATTCAGAAAAGGAACATGTAGGCAGGGGGATGCCTGTGAATATGCTCATGGAATTTTTGAATGTTGGCTCCATCCTGCTCAATATCGTACCCGTCTTTGCAAGGATGAAACCGGATGTACCAGAAAAGTCTGTTTCTTTGCTCACAAGCCAGAAGAGCTCCGCCCCTTGTATGCTTCAACTGGTTCTGCTGTACTGTCTCCAAGATCAATATGTGGTTCTTCACTAGACATCGCGTCGATCAGTTCACTTACCCTTGGTTCTCCTTCAGCTTTGATACCTCCTTCGTCAACTCCACCTTTAACTCCTTCTGGAGTTTCTTCTCCAATGGGTGGAACCATGTGGCAGACTCAGTGTAATATTGCTCCCCCAACCCTGCACCTTCCAGGTAGCAGGCTAAAGGCTTCCTTGAGCGCAAGAGACGTGGATTTAGATGTCGAGTTACTTGGTCTCGAAAGTCAACGCCGTAGACAACAACAGCTAATGGATGAGATGTCCTGTCTATCTTCCCCTTCTAGATGGAACAATGGCTTACCAACTCCTGCATCTTTTCCTTCCCCAAGGAGTAGAAATGGAGAACTGAATGGACTTGGAGGCATGAAGCAGACCAACCTCGAGGACTTTTTCGGGTCTGTAGATCCTGCAATTTTGCCTCAATTACAAGGACTTTCATTGGATTCTGTGGGATCTCAGGTGCAGTCCCCTTCTGGAATCCAGATGCGCCAAAGCCTCAATCAGTCTTTCCTCTCGAGCTATGGTAACAGCATTGGGTCCCCTCCTCCAAGGTTGTCTCAACCATCCGTGTCTACTGCAGCCAGCGTTTTGAGTTCTAGAGCTGCTGCTTTTGCTAAGCGTAGCCAGAGCTTTATCGAACGTAGTATGGTGAGCCGCCATACGGGACTATCACCCCCAGGTACATCCACAACTGCCATGCCTTTGAACCTGTCTGATTGGGGTTCGCCTGACGGAAAACTAGACTGGGGAATTCGTGGAGAAGAACTGAACAAGTTAAAGAAGTCCGCATCATTTGGGATTCGAAACAATTGCACCAGTTCTCCAGTGACGTCCACGATGCACACTACTGCTCCCGAGCCAGATGTGTCCTGGGTTCAGTCCCTGGTGAAGGATGCTCCATCCGAAAATGCTGTGCAGTTGAGTATGGACGAGCAGCAGCAGCTGCTGCTTTGTCATCTCAATAATGGCGATTCAAAGCAAATGTACATGGAACAGGAACAGTTGGTTGCTTGA